Part of the Xyrauchen texanus isolate HMW12.3.18 unplaced genomic scaffold, RBS_HiC_50CHRs HiC_scaffold_680, whole genome shotgun sequence genome is shown below.
CAAAAGTAGTTTTATGATTTTGTGAAATCAAATGGTTTTAATTGGCTTATCAATATTTTCTATAAGTTATTAGTTTCAAATATCAATCTGATCAGTTAATAAGTGGACATTTATGTTCATTTGATAGTGTTAGTTTAAGTATCAAACCTTCAACctttaaatcacacacatctgtgtGTACAATAAAGTTATAAATCAATAAAAGCAGACTTGCTGTGAGTGATTAACCAGATTAAGAAAGAACATTCATTAAAGCAGATGCAATAGTTGTTTTTGTTCTTCAAAGTTTCTTtagaaaactgtttatttcaaatcaaatgtaTCGGTTTCATGTATAATAATACCAACAGTTTCATAGAATAAATTTGCacacataatttaattattttagtgtTTTCCATCTTTTAGAACTAAAATATGAAATGGCACAAATGGACACTATTATGCAGTgaccaaaaatatgaaatatttgaaaCCTTGTTTATTTATGAAGATTCTGTTCGTTCTCTCAAGCAACTTCATGAGGATTGAAGATATCCATGTATATGCACTGTCATTAGAATAATGGCGTAATTGTGAAACCTTATGAAGGATCATCATTCTGCAATCTCGAATTTAGCAGAATGCCCAGAGAACGCTTTATTCTTGTGTCTTTTTTGACATGATGTCATTGCTTTCGATGAAGTCATGAGTGATGTCAATTTCAGGGTCGGCGGGTCAGAATAAGCAGTTTCTAGTGACGAAGAACACAGCGAAACTGGACAGCGAGACAGAGGAGCTTCATCATCACAGAGTTTCACTGGAAGTGGGTAAAGTGATCCAGCAGGGCCGACAGGAGAAGGGTCTGACGCAGAAAGATCTGGCCACTGTAAGCACACCTGTGGTGATATTGCTCTTTATTATCTCATCAGAGGAACACTGTTGAATAATGTTTACTTGTTTCTCGACAGAAAATCAATGAGAAACCTCAGGTCATCGGCGACTATGAAAGTGGGAAAGCTATCCCAAATAATCAAGTCATGAGCAAGATTGAGAGAGCCATTGGTAAGAAACCTGTGACAACAGATGATTAGAAGCTTAATGAGGAGTGCTTCACTTACTGTCTCTGTTTGCTTCAGGTTTGAAGCTTCGTGGAAAAGAAATTGGACAACCGATGGAGCCCAAAACCAAGAAATGAAGACAAAGCCTCGAAATCAGCCCTCTGACCTTCCACTCACTCTGGGCTGATGTCAATGGGGTCTGTGTCCTCATAATAATGAATGACAATGTGAACGAACCCAAAGTGCTTTGATACATTTTGGTGATTCTTTGTGTTGGCATGAAGTCTTTCTCTTGTGGAGATGACATGGTTTAAGCAGAGAACATTTCATAATTATAAGCATTGAAAATCTTGTTGTTTTGCTCAATTGTGGCCTTTTCACACATTGGACATGTCTTCAAGCTTCGGTTTTTGTTAAAGGCATGAATAAAGTTTGAAACGTTTGGCGAAGTAGTCAATGTAGTCATTTAAAAAGTGTTTCAGTATGATTACAATGTTAAATCCAGAATAATCAGACTTCAAAGCATGTCAGAATTGTTCCCATTAAGATGCTCCACATGATACAACACACTGACACTATTTACACCTGATATTAACAACTGTCTGTCACTAAATACAGGGATCAACATGTTTTGCAATCCTACATTAACCAGTATATGTGTTTTACCTTGTTTCCATCCTGGGAACATTAGATTATAAATTTTCTTTCCATGGCATTTATAGAGTTAAGGGTGATATAAGCATTGATGCATGAacttaaatacattaattaaaataaaaattgcaaatGGATGCCCAACAACTTTTAATAAGTGTGAACGTTTTCAATTGTATTAAAATCCGGTATTTGTACACACAGTTTATGCACAGAATTGCCAGTGAGCTGAGAGACGGTgcaacaagataaaaaaaaaaaaaaaagaaaaaaagaaatccagTGTTAATCATTGATAATCTGTCATCAGATTTACAAAATCCATCAATTAAGGTTCAATACATTGATTATCATTGTGTTCTGTCAGTAAATGTCCAATGAAGatgaatttaaaaataataatttaaaactttAGAAGTGCAGGGAGCAAATAAAACCCTTCACGTGTTTCATGGAGTTTGAGTGAGTATCAGTCGAATCTGATGTATACACAGACAACCGTGTCATTTCAACAGAATAACGCAATTTAACGTCATTGGGTTGGTTCTAGAAGGGCTGATACTGCGTTTCCCTTAACTGATTCAGAAACATCCCATTACAtcactattaaaaatatataatttatagcaCTTCAAATATAGAAAGAAAAGTGGGCCTGATGAAAACTCTGACCCATGTTCGATTCATTGAGGCTGTTGATCTCGGACATCTCATCTAGAGTTCATTGCACAAGACAAAGCTGCTGGATGAGCAGATCGCGTGTGTTTCACTTACTGCAGTATAATCCCCAAGTGTTCTGTTGCTCAGTTTATGACACACATCTCTGTGCTGTACTGATCATGAGCTTCTGCTTCATGGCTTTTCTCCTGAGAGTTTGTGTTCTGATCTTCTGGAGGAAATAAACTCTGTCTGAACTCCATCAGAAGATCTCGACCTTCACTCGACGGAAGATTACCTAGATAGTACTGAGGAGCCAGTTCCACCAACCTGCAAAAACACGAGGGCGATTGTGTGTTATCCCTTCTGAAACAATCTGCCGCCAAGATAGTTTACACTGGTCAGGCTGGTTAGGAGACCAGTTAAACAGCAGCTTAGCCAGCAGGGATTAAATCAGAGAATAGATCCAAAACATCTATGAAAGCAAGGAAATGTGTAAGACAGACTCACATTTGAGGGTGAATCTCAGATACGACACAGATGCAGTTGTCGTGGGAGATGGTGAAATCGTGGTAAAGGACCCAGTTTGGCGGGTTGGGCCGTGGACAGCGACACAGGTATGATGAGAATGGGTGGAGGTgagcaacatgatggtgagtgagCAACAGATAGTTTCCCAAACCATCAACATCATGAGCAACCTGGAGATCAAACATAATGAAGAAACGTTCAGTCATATTCAACCAAGAATTCAAATCCAATCGAATGGCTGTTGTAGAAAATATGATTTACCAGCAATCATGAGTAAAGTACTTTAAGGAAATACTTGAGTGTGATTACCTTTAAGAAGAACCCTGAGATCAGAGCTCTCTTTATATTGGTGCTGTTGTCCTGGCAACCAAAGGCTGGTGGAGACACAGGCAACTCGATTCGCTGCATCACCTCCAGTAGCTCCGCCCTTATTACCACAGCCAATCGTAATGCAGAGACATTTAAGAAGTTTGTCCTGCACCAGATCTCATCTTCATTATCTGTTTGTGAAACACAAACCCTCAGATCAATAAAGAAAATGTTCCTCAGGTCACATACgtaaatgtacttggctacatgTGCCAGTCGAGCCACtgtcattgagatgaatgggaatgcttaAAGATAGAGAGCTCCATGTTTACTTGAACTGCTTGGTTAGAACTATAGTAGTATGACAGAAATTATGTTAAAGGACCAACAAAGGTTTTTAGCCTATATGCCTTAATTAGTATATCAACTGCTATTTTTTgtatatagtgtttatagtgaggCCTAATATTAATATGAGTCTCATTTACAAGGTTTGATAATGATTTACAATGCATCAGCTCTACAACATAAGTGTATAAACAGATTTAGTATGACAGTCATGTACTCACGCTGCACATAGGCATTATAGACATTAATGAGGGTCATGTGATCTCCTTCTGGATGCAGCAGGGGGTGTCTGTGAGTTGCTGCCACCTCCTCTTTGTTTGCTGGAGGAGGTAAAAAACATGGTGGCGCTGCAAACAAACACCAAAGAGACATTACAATCACTGGAGGACAGGAGAGTATTCTCAGAATACTTTATATGCACCTGTCTGATCTTACCAAAGACAGTATCCATTAGAAAAAAACGATGTTTCTGGAAATAATTTGTCTATAGTGagacatactctttttttttttatgaaagatgAAAGCTTTTGTTTACCGGTCAGCATGGCAGCAATGGTGAGGAGTTCATTGACACAGTCAAATTCACAGGATGCGATCAGAGCTTTAGCTAACAGAGGTTCAAGAGGAAGTTCTGACATGATGATTCCTACTTCTGAAAGATTCCCATCATCATCAAGAGCTGCTAAATAATCCAGATCCTCCAGAGCCTGCATGAGGGCTTCAGGAGCTAAACAAACATACACTTTCATTAGGATCAAATAAATTGATTATATGATCATATCTAGAGCTTAAGGAGCTTTAAAGCTCTAGAGCTTTAAGATCACACCTAAAATAAGGATCAGATATCACACCTAGAGCTTTGTGATCACATATCACATATAGAGCATTAGGGTAATATCTAGAGCTTCAAGATCACACCTAGAAATTCAGGATCACATCTAGAGCT
Proteins encoded:
- the LOC127642539 gene encoding endothelial differentiation-related factor 1 homolog, yielding MAESDWDTVTVLRKKGPSAAQSKSKQAITAAQRRGEEVETTKKWSAGQNKQFLVTKNTAKLDSETEELHHHRVSLEVGKVIQQGRQEKGLTQKDLATKINEKPQVIGDYESGKAIPNNQVMSKIERAIGLKLRGKEIGQPMEPKTKK